One Streptomyces mobaraensis NBRC 13819 = DSM 40847 DNA segment encodes these proteins:
- a CDS encoding asparagine synthase-related protein: MRWLVGWSRAGSRPGVPAAPAVQPVGARLLWEDPDPLWAVGDWRPDEVRVVHAGPHPDGSRSHGPRPATAPPVARLAVLGRCGADDHQLRTGLLATRGGALRPLTAWPGSYTAVAQIGRRVTVTGDLAGARPVFHAAWAGGTAYATAALPLADLVEAELDIGHLAALLACPDSPEALGDSTPYTGVRRVPPGHALVVRDGARDVTSYEPAASLVVAAPEPDADQAVEGVRDALVEAVRARFAAPRHAPNGFPRTPAPDPGPVPGMGPAFRRAARGGVAPGIGADLSGGSASATLALLAAGLPGAPGTPLGHGTSAGERLLVVTFNDLVADRGGAREAELERARALAADPRLHHVVVAAAEDALPYADLLDGPLTDEPSPALVTAARHRHRLAAGSADHFTGHGARQVLDAHPARLADLLLGRRRRHLLRPVSALARADGPGPTAIAGFSASVPFTVYRAARRLARTSYREGLEGAAARFLAPDFATAEHLTGAAGAVDASLAALTWCRPGPAARWLTGAALAEVSVRLQAAAVRPTGAAQRPGERRAAAALARHAADLRVLEQAAEIRGQRLHAPFLDNQVVRACRALPQALRVQPGARASVLRSVLAGAGIRELPPGWGAPTHAAHAAAARAGLRAYAALLLRLFDAPLLADAGLVEAGVVRDALQSAAEGASLPLDGLAELVATEIWLRRLLARRGTCWTGPTAPRMRAVAGGVVPRPSL; encoded by the coding sequence ATGCGCTGGTTGGTGGGGTGGAGCCGCGCCGGCTCCCGGCCCGGCGTCCCCGCCGCGCCCGCGGTCCAGCCCGTGGGCGCCCGGCTCCTGTGGGAGGACCCCGATCCGCTGTGGGCCGTCGGCGACTGGCGGCCCGACGAGGTACGCGTCGTCCACGCCGGACCGCACCCCGACGGATCCCGTTCCCACGGCCCGCGCCCCGCCACCGCGCCGCCCGTCGCCCGCCTCGCCGTCCTCGGCCGCTGCGGAGCCGACGACCACCAGCTGCGCACCGGCCTCCTGGCCACCCGCGGCGGCGCCCTCCGCCCGCTCACCGCCTGGCCCGGCAGCTACACCGCCGTCGCCCAGATCGGCCGCCGCGTCACCGTCACCGGAGACCTGGCCGGCGCCCGGCCCGTCTTCCACGCCGCGTGGGCCGGCGGCACCGCCTACGCCACCGCCGCCCTGCCCCTCGCCGACCTCGTCGAGGCCGAGCTCGACATCGGCCACCTCGCCGCCCTCCTCGCCTGCCCCGACTCCCCGGAGGCGCTGGGCGACAGCACTCCCTACACCGGCGTACGGCGCGTCCCGCCCGGGCACGCGCTGGTGGTGCGCGACGGCGCACGCGACGTCACGAGCTACGAACCGGCGGCCTCCCTCGTCGTCGCCGCCCCCGAACCCGACGCCGACCAGGCCGTCGAAGGAGTCCGCGACGCCCTGGTGGAAGCGGTACGCGCCCGCTTCGCCGCCCCCCGCCACGCCCCGAACGGCTTCCCCCGCACCCCCGCGCCCGACCCCGGACCCGTCCCCGGCATGGGCCCCGCCTTCCGCCGCGCCGCCCGCGGCGGGGTCGCCCCCGGCATCGGCGCCGACCTCTCCGGAGGAAGCGCCTCCGCCACGCTGGCCCTGCTCGCCGCGGGCCTCCCCGGCGCACCCGGCACCCCGCTCGGCCACGGGACCAGCGCGGGTGAACGGCTCCTCGTCGTCACCTTCAACGACCTGGTGGCCGACCGCGGCGGAGCACGCGAGGCCGAACTCGAACGCGCCCGCGCGCTCGCCGCCGACCCGCGCCTGCACCACGTCGTCGTCGCCGCGGCCGAGGACGCCCTGCCCTACGCCGACCTGCTCGACGGCCCGCTCACCGACGAACCGTCCCCCGCCCTCGTCACCGCGGCCCGCCACCGCCACCGGCTCGCGGCCGGCAGCGCCGACCACTTCACCGGGCACGGCGCCCGCCAGGTCCTCGACGCCCACCCGGCGCGCCTCGCCGACCTCCTGCTGGGCCGACGCCGCCGCCACCTCCTCCGCCCGGTCTCCGCCCTGGCCCGCGCGGACGGGCCGGGCCCGACGGCGATCGCCGGGTTCTCGGCGTCCGTCCCCTTCACCGTCTACCGCGCGGCACGCCGGCTGGCCCGCACCTCCTACCGGGAGGGACTGGAGGGCGCCGCGGCCCGCTTCCTGGCCCCGGACTTCGCCACGGCCGAACACCTCACCGGCGCGGCCGGGGCCGTGGACGCCTCCCTCGCCGCGCTCACCTGGTGCCGGCCCGGGCCCGCCGCCCGCTGGCTCACCGGAGCGGCGCTCGCGGAGGTGTCGGTCCGGCTCCAAGCCGCCGCCGTCCGGCCGACCGGCGCGGCACAGCGCCCCGGGGAGCGCCGGGCCGCCGCCGCCCTCGCCCGGCACGCGGCGGACCTCCGCGTCCTCGAACAGGCCGCGGAGATCCGCGGCCAGCGCCTGCACGCCCCCTTCCTCGACAACCAGGTCGTACGGGCCTGCCGCGCGCTGCCCCAAGCGCTCCGCGTACAACCCGGGGCGCGCGCCAGCGTCCTGCGCTCCGTCCTCGCGGGAGCGGGCATCCGCGAACTGCCGCCCGGCTGGGGCGCTCCCACCCACGCCGCCCACGCGGCGGCGGCCCGAGCGGGCCTGCGCGCCTACGCGGCCCTCCTCCTCCGCCTCTTCGACGCGCCCCTCCTCGCGGACGCGGGCCTGGTCGAGGCCGGCGTCGTCCGCGACGCGCTCCAGTCGGCGGCCGAGGGCGCGTCCCTGCCCCTGGACGGCCTCGCCGAACTGGTCGCCACGGAAATCTGGCTCCGCCGCCTGCTGGCCCGCCGCGGCACCTGCTGGACGGGCCCGACGGCGCCGCGGATGCGGGCGGTGGCGGGGGGAGTGGTGCCGCGGCCGAGCCTTTGA
- the lhgO gene encoding L-2-hydroxyglutarate oxidase, which produces MGAYDCDVLVIGGGIVGLSTAYAVTRAAPGTSVVVLEKEPGPARHQTGRNSGVIHSGIYYRPGSLKAEFAVRGAAEMVKFCTEHGLPHEVTGKLIVATERAELPRLHALVQRGRQHGIPVRELGPAQIAEFEPDVRGVGAIHVGTTGVCDFGAVAAHLARLAEDAGASVRYGAEVRVVGRRGAVVAVRTADGTVVRARALVNCAGLHSDRVARLAGDDPGVRIVPFRGEYYALAPTAAARVRGLVYPVPDPAFPFLGVHLTRGVDGEVHVGPNAVPALAREGYAWRTVRPAELAATVAFPGTWRLARRHWRYGAAEARRSLSKAAFTAAVRRLLPGVAEDDLIPAPSGVRAQAVLRDGTLADDFLFAGSPRMVHVLNAPSPAATASLPIGREVARRVLAELR; this is translated from the coding sequence ATGGGGGCGTACGACTGCGACGTGCTGGTGATCGGCGGCGGCATCGTGGGCCTGTCGACGGCCTACGCGGTCACGCGCGCCGCGCCGGGTACGAGCGTGGTCGTGCTGGAGAAGGAGCCCGGCCCCGCGCGGCACCAGACGGGCCGCAACAGCGGAGTGATCCACAGCGGGATCTACTACCGTCCGGGCTCGCTGAAGGCGGAGTTCGCGGTGCGGGGCGCGGCGGAGATGGTGAAGTTCTGCACGGAGCACGGCCTGCCGCACGAGGTCACGGGGAAGCTGATCGTGGCGACCGAGCGGGCCGAACTGCCGCGGCTGCACGCCCTGGTGCAGCGCGGGCGGCAGCACGGCATTCCCGTTCGCGAACTGGGTCCGGCGCAGATAGCCGAGTTCGAGCCGGACGTACGGGGCGTGGGCGCGATCCACGTCGGCACCACGGGCGTCTGCGACTTCGGAGCGGTCGCCGCGCACCTGGCCCGGCTCGCCGAGGACGCGGGGGCCTCGGTGCGGTATGGCGCGGAGGTACGGGTCGTGGGGCGGCGCGGCGCGGTGGTCGCCGTGCGGACGGCGGACGGCACGGTGGTACGCGCCCGGGCCCTGGTCAACTGCGCGGGCCTGCACAGCGATCGGGTGGCCCGGCTCGCGGGCGACGACCCCGGGGTGCGGATCGTCCCCTTCCGCGGGGAGTACTACGCGCTGGCGCCCACCGCCGCGGCGCGGGTGCGCGGCCTGGTCTACCCGGTGCCGGACCCCGCCTTCCCGTTCCTGGGCGTCCACCTCACGCGGGGCGTCGACGGCGAGGTGCACGTGGGGCCGAACGCGGTGCCCGCCCTGGCGCGGGAGGGGTACGCGTGGCGGACCGTACGGCCGGCGGAGCTCGCCGCCACCGTGGCGTTCCCGGGCACCTGGCGGCTGGCGCGCCGGCACTGGCGGTACGGGGCGGCCGAGGCGCGGCGCTCGCTGTCGAAGGCGGCCTTCACCGCGGCCGTGCGCAGGCTCCTGCCCGGGGTCGCGGAGGACGATCTGATACCCGCGCCGTCCGGGGTCCGCGCCCAGGCGGTACTGCGGGACGGCACGCTCGCGGACGACTTCCTGTTCGCCGGCTCGCCGCGGATGGTGCACGTCCTGAACGCGCCGTCACCGGCGGCGACGGCCTCGCTGCCGATCGGGCGGGAGGTGGCGCGGAGGGTGCTGGCGGAACTGCGCTGA
- the trmB gene encoding tRNA (guanosine(46)-N7)-methyltransferase TrmB encodes MSEKSVNPARHAVSAASAAEDALAATPVDAPADAAATASPEAPADASVAEPAGESADEAAAVPSPAGDGTRARARARREPMFPDGPAPDPAGSHHERRIRSFQPRRSRVTTGQGEALRRLWPVWGLDIDGLRRIDLGELFGDPGLPVVLEIGFGMGEATAEMAAADPGTGILACDVHTPGQGNLLALAERRGLKNVRVANGDAIILLREMLAPDALAGMRVYFPDPWPKKRHHKRRLIQPEFLALAATRLAPGALLHCATDWEPYAEQMLEVLTASPDFENTQPDGGFAPRPDFRPLTRFEGQGLEKGHAVRDLLFRRRG; translated from the coding sequence GTGTCCGAGAAGTCCGTGAACCCCGCCCGCCACGCCGTCTCCGCCGCGTCCGCGGCCGAGGACGCCCTGGCCGCCACCCCGGTCGACGCCCCCGCCGACGCCGCTGCCACCGCCTCTCCCGAGGCCCCGGCCGACGCCTCCGTCGCCGAGCCGGCGGGCGAGTCGGCCGACGAAGCCGCCGCCGTACCGTCCCCGGCCGGGGACGGTACGCGCGCCCGTGCCCGTGCCCGCCGGGAACCGATGTTCCCCGACGGTCCCGCCCCGGATCCGGCCGGTTCGCACCACGAGCGGCGCATCCGCTCGTTCCAGCCGCGCCGCAGCCGGGTCACGACCGGGCAGGGCGAGGCGCTGCGCCGGCTCTGGCCGGTGTGGGGTCTCGACATCGACGGCCTGCGCCGGATCGACCTGGGCGAGCTCTTCGGCGACCCGGGGCTGCCGGTGGTCCTGGAGATCGGCTTCGGCATGGGCGAGGCCACGGCGGAGATGGCCGCGGCGGACCCCGGCACGGGCATCCTCGCGTGCGACGTCCACACCCCGGGCCAGGGCAACCTGCTCGCGCTCGCGGAGCGGCGGGGCCTGAAGAACGTCCGGGTCGCCAACGGCGACGCGATCATCCTCCTCCGCGAGATGCTGGCGCCCGACGCGCTGGCCGGCATGCGCGTGTACTTCCCGGACCCGTGGCCCAAGAAGCGGCACCACAAGCGCCGGCTGATCCAGCCCGAGTTCCTGGCCCTGGCGGCGACGCGGCTGGCGCCGGGCGCGCTGCTGCACTGCGCGACGGACTGGGAGCCGTACGCCGAGCAGATGCTGGAGGTCCTGACCGCCAGCCCGGACTTCGAGAACACCCAGCCGGACGGCGGCTTCGCCCCGCGCCCCGACTTCCGCCCGCTGACCCGCTTCGAGGGGCAGGGCCTGGAGAAGGGCCACGCGGTGCGCGACCTCCTCTTCCGCCGCCGCGGCTAA